In the Bacteroides sp. genome, TTTAAAGGATTTTGGAAAGACCTCAAATGTTTTTACATTGCAGATACAGGAGTCTCCAGGAAATTTATTCTGCTTTCAGCAGAATAAAAAATGAAATGGAGAGATTCTTTCTTAAACCAAAAAAGGGAAATAGATGCGCACAGAAAAGGAAAAAATGCTTACGGGCAAATTATACAATGCCATGGATGCCGAACTCAGCCGCGACAGGCTTTGTGCCCGTCAGCTGGTCTATGCCTTCAATACACAGCCTCCTGACCAGTGGCATCAGAGGCCGAGGCTGCTGCGCGAACTCCTGGGTAAGGCAGGTCAGGACCTCACCATCGAGCCCCCTTTCCATTGCGACTATGGCTACAACATCCACATCGGCGATTTCTTCTTCGCCAATTTCAACCTGGTGATCCTCGACTGTGCACCCGTCCATATCGGCCATCACGTCTTCGTTGGACCCGGTGTAGGGATCTATACTGCCACCCATCCCTTGCTGTCCTCCGAAAGGAGCGCCGGGCTTGAGTATGCCCTGCCTGTAAAAATTGGCGACCACGTATGGATTGGCGGGCAGGTGGTCATCAATCCGGG is a window encoding:
- a CDS encoding sugar O-acetyltransferase, which codes for MRTEKEKMLTGKLYNAMDAELSRDRLCARQLVYAFNTQPPDQWHQRPRLLRELLGKAGQDLTIEPPFHCDYGYNIHIGDFFFANFNLVILDCAPVHIGHHVFVGPGVGIYTATHPLLSSERSAGLEYALPVKIGDHVWIGGQVVINPGVNIGDHAVIGSGSVVTRDIPAGVLAAGNPCRVIRPIGPEDARMGKDESL